The following nucleotide sequence is from Pleurodeles waltl isolate 20211129_DDA chromosome 8, aPleWal1.hap1.20221129, whole genome shotgun sequence.
tcggacggctgcccactggggctgctgctgctggcagtggcgctgcttggggaggtgcaggtggcggtgcaggccgcggtgcaggtggcggtgctggtggttgtggtggtagcctccaggccttcaccaacagcctcggacgactgacgtTCCATGGCtgttgttctgtgccccttcctgcccttggcagatggtggtgtctccttgcttctgccagctggagtctttgacttggccttgctgtctggttgtgcctccttccccttgctggatgctgtccagttattgcccttgccaggtggtggaaccttcttgtccttggcaggtgttggtggcacactggctgggctgacgggtgcctccttagagcctctcacagctacagaaaccacagcagacgtggactgggtggctgaggtgccgcgctgggttctggacaccctggcccgaggtgaaggacagggaggtgggggaagggtagggaagagggcaatgttggcaaggaaaagcttcctagggaacTTGGGCAGGACAAGgttgaaggtttggaagtggaggaagagggagtgggtaaaggagatgtcagtctgctgtgtttgggtgcaggtgcatgagctgggtgctgttgtgaggtggatggctgttgtgtgggtgtgtgcttgcgtttgtgtactttgggagtaggcgtcatagacacagtgggagaggacacaggggacgtgtgtattgACATGGTGGTGGGTactgccagtgaggtgcgtgtagtgataggagtgatggtgatggaggtagtggatgtagtgcatgcaggtgtgagtagagacgcaactgggagggagatggacaatgaggaggagggggacatagtggaggcagtcgatgatggtttgtctacatggggatggtgcttgtgtgagtgcctgtgagatgaagtgtggtgcttgtgtttgcctgagccacttctgtgtgttgatttgggtgattgctggtctgaaggtgtgcttggcataggctggggttgaggggattgggaatgagtagaggacgttggaggggggaggctggagacagggacagagcctgaaatgctctctgtttggccgccgcaccagagtgaatgccctccaggtatgcatttgtttgttgcaaatgcctttcaacaccctggatggcattcagtatggttgactgcccaacagtgagggatctcaggaggtcaatagcctcctcactgagggcagcagggttgactggggcagggcctgtggtgccttgggcaaaggagatgcccaccctcctgggggagcgggcacgggaaacacgctgaggggatgctgcgagggcggtgctggtatgggggtggcggctgtacctgttgttggggtgggcacagaggtgtccgccaccgccagggagcttccatcggaggaggagtcgctgtcggtagtgtcccctcctgtctctgtcgtggtgctcccctcgccctccgtcccactggtgtcctcaccgttggtggattcggggtcccggcccatgtaggatgcagctctctccgttgcaggtgcctctgctcctctgccagatgatgcacacaaggagagggtgacaaaacaagaagggggggagagacagaggttacactcggtcagtgccagcaacaacactactgtttgcgtacacaacacatagggaacagccccaggcactaggccatgcactaccagttacaaagctagtcaccagcccatggggtacattgcctaacgccattagctgcacacctgaaccccacaggaccctgcccagtagtagatgcccactaacactattggggtttggagtgcttcagagcctgacctacaagggacctaccctgccagtttgccctgccctaggggcacccacagcccacatcccccacccaggtaaaaccttaacacgcgcaaagtcatgaatctgaatctgtactcacccctgggggttgctgtgatgccttcaagtgcccatccaactccggataggccaccgccaggatgcagaacatcaggggggtcagggtatgacgggcaccccttcctcgttgggaggccagccccagctgggcctccgccgtcttccttacctagcggcacaggtcctcccaccgtttgcagcagtgggtgctctgcctgtcaaagacccccagggtccgcacttccttggcgatggcacgccaaataccctttttctgatgggtgctgacctgcaggaaaatatgcatagaaaaagggattagtcataccccccggactgttacactcatagcccacaatatccctcccatccctttacacacagacattgaccaccagacatgcagcactctgcccaggacccctcagccccgccTACACGAggattacacacacagcaatccatacattcatggcccttgcatcatgctcacagtgtactcacctgtttgtctgggggaccatagagtaaagtgtactggggtaggaccccatccaccagtctctccaactcctccgcagtgaacggagccctttccccagacactcgagccattgtcgcttccagacacaggtcacagcagcacttgcagtgtaggtcctctcctgttgaagctcaggtagcaagtgagtgaacagatagaaaatggcggtcacgtccatggcggtgcgtaccatcaccgccggcttacatcgccattggttcctggaacccatagggaccaatgataactaatgcgacCCCCGACCGCAAAGGCGCCCAACGCCAgaaaaattacctcatttccacttgtctctcctcagaggtcaggcagctgccatttcaggggggcacaggccatggcacctaactgcgtcacaggagacattggcacatcaactgcctctcaaattcacatactgtttctatagAGGAAGAAATGTAGATTTAgcttaacatatgtgtgaatatgaccccctgctcacgtttttcaccctagagttcaaccgcgaaggataaataggagatggagacatacccctgtgtacagacccctggtggacctggcaactatggaggacaggcacattatcctgacttacagacttgacagggccacaatccaagaactgtgtgcccatttggagccagacctgatgtcagctatgtgCCAGTCCACAGGTAAtagggcaggtcctgtcagtgctccatttcctggcaagtggttccttccaagcgacagtggccatggcatcagggatgtctcagccaatgttctccaacgtgctgaccagagtgttgtctgccctgctgaaacacatgcagagctacattgtattcccccaggcgaaggatttggccacagtgaaggttgacttttatgccctgggacatatccccaacatcattggtgccattgatggtacacatattgcctttgtcaaacccccctccccccggagaaatgaacaagtgttcaggaatagaaaaagctttcacaccttgaatgtgcagatggtgtgtttggcagaccagtacatctcccatgcgaatgccaagtaccctggctctgtgcatgttgCCTATatctggaggaatagcagcattccatatgtggtgtttcaactccagaggcactgggtgtggctaataggtgagcccatggtccccacccagttgatgtaggcatATGGGTGTGAGTttggccctaaaggtgagtgtgtggctaacaggtatccctcgatatttgcaggtgtctctggttaccccaaccactcaggaatgccaggacaagggcagaggaacattacaatgaggcacatgggcgaacaatgaggataattgagagaacctttggcctcatggaggccagattccggtgccttcatctgacaagtggatctctgtactactcacccaagaaggtgtgccagattatcgttgcatattgcatgttgcacaacctggctttgagacgctaagtgccttttctgcaggaggatgagcctggagatggtcttgtggcagcagtggagcctgtggacagtgacgaagaggaggcagaggaagaagatgtgaacaacagaagtacactcattcaacagtacttccagtgacacacagtaagacactgtaatttcaccttccattgcagttttgtgtttgacattgaacatggcagcttgatttccctatgtctatggccacttactgtaccctttggcatcccaCTCTGACTCCTGGTTCACAAGGACATGTCAGTATATTTTGAGATGCTGTGCTGTTGGTTGTAATGAAGGTAGAGCAGGTTGCTAATGAGTCTGCTTTCACTCTGAGAGCCCAGCTTCTCCTCTATTCACCCACTGACTTTGTCTCTGCCCTCATACAGCTCATTGGCTAAGTTTGCACTGCACAAATTCCACATACACACGGACAGGGTAGATGGCAGCAGTCAATGTGATTCAATAGCCCATTCCTGAAATGTTTTAGAGACAACATTTACAGATGTAGACTTTTTTCCCAGAGTCTTAGGGTGTAGACAGAGAAGGGTCCATTTTATTGCCTTTTCCTTCCCTGAATTTTGGATTAAGTTCTGTGCAAGTTAAGAAATGTAGAGTTGTCTGCAAGAGAATGTATTATTTGGTGTGGTTTGCACTGTACCCCTCACCCAGAATTTGAATCGGATGCAGGATTTTAGGAGAAACAGAGAAAGCAAATTTATGGTGGGATAATCTTTATTGAATGTTCACTTTCAGTGAAGAGGCGACTCCCTCCGTGAAGGACAGCACTTATTAGAGCTGGATTAGAGCCCACTGGGATTCTACTgaattcctaaaaaaaaacaatattgagaaCACAACTCTGATGATTCCAAGCTGGTGACACTCCATTTTGTTGAGTTTACAAACGGATGAAACTCATTTCACCGAATAAGATGAGGAAATTCTACAGACAAAAACACCAGAAAAGGTAACAACAAAACAAGTAAAGAGAAAAGGGCATAAGTAGAGTAAAGAGCATATACGTTGGGGTAGAGACAATAAGTTAAATGTATGAGTAGAGGTGCTAGGGTATAGGCCGATATATAGGGACAAGCGTAAGGTTCTAGGACGTATTAATAGGTAGGCTGTGGTAGATTTATGCACAAAGATACTATGGCAGAGGTAGGGCGACTGGGGTTTAGATAagggtacaggtgagtctgggtagaagcagtgcttaatttgtaaataaaaaagtgccgggcccaaagctctcctctgaaacatgcagctgctgcaactaaatctgcagacacggaatactgagacaacataatcctgaagccatctcgggcctcttcaatccatttacggccacaccctgccccttaatctcactcttgcagcttttgctttctcccgttgtgacacttttttccttttactcttcctctgtctttcccatataagtcttttgctcacagtaaatgcttgaagcagaaaaataagtgccggcactcaaaaataagtgccggtactccgcaccagaaacaacaagcacaaattaagccctgggtaGGAGTAGAGGCAATAGCATTTCTGTGGGGTCAAGTTAACTGGGTAAAGGTAGGTGTAATACATTGAGATGCAGGTGGGAGCTGAGGCATTAGGGTAGGATAGTAGTACAGAACAACTAGGAGAAAAGGTGCAAGGGTACAGGCACTAAAGTCTAGGTAAGGATAGAATTACTAAGCTACAGGCAGCAATATATGTATTATTGTATATCTGAGTATATATGGATATAGTTGCTGGTAGAGTTACACAGGTATATGTAAAATTAGAGTAATTAGGGTGTAGAAAGAAGTACAGGTGGGTACAATCAGAGGTATAGGTGCTAGTTATTTGGTGGAGTAGAAGTACTAAGGCACAGGTGTGATTTTGAAGACCTACAGCCTAGGCTGTGTTAGAGGTAGTAGGGAATATTCAGGCATAGTGCTGCTGTGGAATAGGTAGAGCTGCTATAGGATCTGAAGGGTTAGAAGAATTAGGGTATTGGAAGAGGTATGGGGAGGAATAGAAGTAATAGACTATAGATGGTGGTGGACGTACTAGAGCAATGGTTCCCAATCTTTAgatttctgtggactcccacttcatcATTGGAGGtgccctgggacccccactgaatcttaatTGGAAATCTGGACCCCCCcggcctgagtcattactgaaagctggggacctaatttgttaatattatttaattttctatgcagtcgtggaccccctgaggaggcttcatggaccaccaggggtccccggaccacaggtggaGAACCACTGTACTAGAGTATAGGTAGGAAGAAGGTTTAGGGTGTCAAAACCCAGGGAGGTGTCGCTGGCCATGAATCTAGGAGAGAATCCACCAAGGCTCAAGTTGAGAAAGCATACGTGGGTCAGACGCTCAAACATGCTTCCGTTGAGGAGCACAAACTCAGTTGTGGTTAGGTTGAGCCTCATGTAGATGGTCGGCATCCTTGATGTCCAGGCCCGTTCTGAAATGCTGGATGTCATTGGCTGATGACACTGGCTGATGGTACAGTTACGGGTTGTCGCATAATTGTGGAGGGTTTTGTCTTGATAGATCAGCAGTACACTTAGAAGTTCCAGTTCTGTTCCTGCCTAATAGTTCCCTAACATCTACTAAAGTGATCTGCACGTGCTCAATTACAGGCCTCCCTCTAATCCGTGACCCCAGCATCATCTGCGGTGACTGACACCTGACGTCTTTTGGGTCTGCTTCCATATGTGGTCGCTAAGTTATGGAAACTTAAACTGACACGTGACACATATGTTATACAATTATACTTGATTCTATGTACGTTGGTTGTAATCATTTGAATATTTATAAGGTCAATAGCATTATGTTATAAGGTAGATGGCATTATATTATTATAATGGCATTATAAGATAGACAGCATTATATTAGATGAGATAGCATTATCCTCACAGTTGAATGTTAAAAACATAATAGTTATATGATAAATGGTTAATTTCACTTTCAACACTATTTTGTTCAGAAGACTCTATATTGCCAATTGCAGATTCCCATTACTATTTTGTTGGTAGTACTGTGGTTTTGACTCCTGAACCTGATTTAATCCTGCAATAACAGCTATAACAACTTTACACTACTGAATAATATTCCAATTTGTTGGGTCACAAAGCACCATTTATGCAGTAATACAAATTAAAGGTATGTTATTGTGAGTCATAGCACACCATAATATACCGTTTCTTCTTAAGTCTATATAGCTTTATGGTTTTCCGTTTTATCTTCATCATCCATAAGTAGCAGGTGTCATGCCACACTTTCCATTACGTTATCTTCCCCACAATTAATGCAACCTAGTGAAGTTATATGCTAAAAGGTACAAGGATGAATTTAAAAGAATTATTATTACCCTAAaactaacaaaataaaatgttacagcacattaacGCTTCAAAATTAATGTTTACTAAATAATTAAGTTATAtcactttatttttaaatattattttgtaatCATTTTAAAAGAACACCTTCACTAGCATTTTATCAATTAATATTCAGCAAATGTAATTTATGCGTTTTTGTATGAATTTACAATAATGTTATTTTTAAGtttaaatgtgtaatttattttaataagttattaattttttaaattataaaatatttCCCATGTGTTATATTAAGTCCCTGTCTCCAATATTTTCTATTGAAGAAAGTTGTATTACCTGTTTGACAGTGCCCCTGTGTGGTGCTAGTCTTACTCCAAGGCTGTGCTGGAGTACATTTACCACTGTTTGTTTTTAAAGTAACTTtaaaaagtgtagtttgtgaattacAATGATCTTACTCTTTCATGAGTGGGTGTTAAGCATGCAACTTTATAAAACTTTCTGCATCCTTCCCTAAACCCTTCATATCTAGTAGTAttacccattttccagccactccctctTGGCCCTCAAACATTTAAACCTAAATCTTTGGCTTACATGTGCAGAGATTGCCAGCACTTTGGCAGAGATGTCCCAAAGAAAAGATAGGAGGTTGACATCTTCACaccagtttgtgaatagcattttgtagtatgtccgTTGTACTACTGTTGTACCACTTTATGAACtatgaaatgcagtttgtgaatacccccCTTATGTCTAAGGGCCTGATATGAGTTAGGCAGAGTGGTGTCTTCTGCTCGGACACTGCTCACGAGAGGTCTAATATTCCATCACTCTAATTTACCAGGTGTTGGAGAACAGCAAACAGTTTTATCAGTCAGAAAATCCAACTAGTAAAATTGCAAGCGGATCAGGCAAAACCCCTGCCCAACCCTCTCCAAGCATGCAGATATTCTCTCTGCTGGCCTACGGCCTGCTAGCCCTGATATTCTCGCTCACCCGGCAAATTTATCACCTgctcaggacaggtggcaaatggaaTAGGAACTCTCTCTCGAATTAAGAATCCACATACAGAAAATAACCCAGTAATTCCAAGccagcatgttattccccattgcacAGACAATAACTTATAATAGCTGGATTTTAGGAGCAGTGGCACTTGCCACTTTAATTCCGACCCCGCAGTGTCGCTTCGGCTAAAACCGCCTAACTTGTTGTAAGACCCAAAGTGCCATAGTCACCATTCGACTGGTTGTCACTTGTGTGATGTGTTATCAATTTCATGAAAATGTCTTCGTTGTAAACACAGCTTGCAAATTTCGGGTATCCTAGAAAATACATCTTGGTAGCCAAGTGCAATTAACTGGCCATTTTGTCTCAAATGTCCTATTATACTTTTCAAACAACCTGCCCTAaatagacatggcacagtgaaacaTATCATCTTTTACCTTAGAAATGTTCTTTCTCTCTCCAGAGCTGCCAACACCAAAACAGTGTCACTTAGAATTGATACAAAGGACAGTAAAAATAACAGTTTTATTGCAAATTGCAAAtaaaacatttcacaattaaaaatatatgtaaaaacatATAGTAAAAAAAATACTTCTGCATCGCCTATTATTATGGTTATCTGCTTTTGTCCGGCTATGGGATCCAAGCGGCAAGGCGAGGGCGGCCATTTTGCCCATTACAAAACTGGTAGCGGCGACATGGTATTGAGGTGGCAAGACAAACAGAAAGGCCAATGCCTTGACATATGTGACAGTGCTACACCCCCGTTTAGTGTGGAACAAGAATGTATTGCATAATAATTTTGTGGATCAAGGGGGGTGTGATagataatgcatgcattgtacagtaTTAAATGGGTGAGTTTATAAGTGTCTCCTCAAGCTTGGAAAATATGGTGGTTACTGGAGCTCGCGTTCAAGCTCAGCTTTGTGCCTCATTCTGGTAGTCATTGCTTCTTGTATGTAGGGAGACGGGTGTGATAACAGTAAATGAATTGATTTTTGAGTTTTACAACCTTGGAAGTATGTCTTCGGCCATCTCTAGATTAACAGATGGCAAATGGCCCTTGTGAGCATTGCCATTTTGTTGGATCTCTCGTTTGGTCTTTGCTTTTTTCGTTCTGAGCTTTTTCCAGATCGCAGGTCCGGCTAAAAAGTACAAAATGGGGTCCAAGCAACTGTTGGCACTGGCTAGCGGACGGGTCACCTTGTAGGCTATGTTTATAGCATTTAGCGTCACACAGTCATAGTCAAGCTTTCGAAAATAGTAATACAGAGTGCGATTGATGTGGAAAGGCAAGAAGCAGACgatgaagaccactgagacaataaTGATCATTTTAATTGACTTCCTCCTTGAGCCTGAAGTCTGAGAGTTGGCCGCGGTAGACTTCATGAGTGTTTGAGCCATTAGGCAGTAGCACACTATTATGATGGTGAAGGGGAGACAGAAGAGTAAGGCTAGGTTTACAGAGCTGTAGATGACGAACTGGTCAAATAGGTCTTGTCTGGATGTGTCGTGGCAGGTGATGAGATCATTGTTGCCACTAATGGTGACAAAGTACAGGATGGGTGACTCGAAAGCCACAATGGTCACCCAGACGCATACACATGCAATGCGTGCATAGCGGACCTGTCCCCACTGCAGCGACTTTATGGGGAAGCGGATGCCCAGGAACCGATGGATGCTGATGCAAAGTAGAAAGAAAATACTGCAGTAGAGGTTGGTGTAGAACAAAAAACGGACTATCTTGCACAGAGCCTCGCTGAATGGCCAGTTGTCCCCCTTGGAGTAGTAGTAAACAAGGAGAGGCAGAGAAATGACGTAGAGCATATCTGATATCGCCAAGTTGAACATGTACGTGGTGGAGGCATTCCATGGTCTAATCCGGAAGATAAAGGCATACAGTGCAACCAAATTAAGAATCAGCCCAATGCAGAATACAATGCCATAGGACACAGGTAGAAGAATGTATTTGAAGTCTTCATCAAATTTACACCTGTAGGTTCCATTGAAGGGGATATCTTCCTCAGAAATGTTATTCAATCTGGCCATGCTTCCTCCCACAGAGAGAAGCCGGTGGAGTTATCCTCCGCCCTAAAAGAAAGCACAAGACAATAATTACAGTTATGTATCCTGCTTTAGAGATCCAAAAACAATGAATCAAGACAACAAGGTCAAGATAGTATAATTATATAATTGTGAGATCAGAATTTTATCGCAGAAAAATTAATAAACCACAAAACACTGTTTTCCCTAAGAAAATCATATATACCAAAAAGTATCTTCTACCACCAACCTAAACTGCAGGAGCAAAATATGTTAGGATAGGTTATGGGCGCACATGCAATGCCTGTcagacacctgttcattttggacaGGAATAAAATTAGGGGAACATCAATCCTGATAACACTTCAATCGATATATCACATTTGTATTATGTTTTCATCACTTCTCTTGCTTCTATCATTCCAAACGTGACAGACCATGCAGACTGTCCAGATCTTTGTATGAGGGGGGGCGGGGGGTGATATTGCTACATTCAAAGCTTCAAGCCAAGTTTGTTCCAAGTTCGGACGTCCTTGTTTCTGGAACTATCCCTCTGCATCACTGTGACTGACATGCCGTCCAATCACTAGTGTGATGGACATGGAGTCTGTTACACATCCATGTTTGCTGGTAAGTGTCTATACTATCTAGTGAGAAATCCCATTGTGCACAATACCCAGATTTATTGAAATGTTTACAGGAATGTGCAAGGTCAACTAAGCACATTCTGTGTAAACCAAGGACATTGCACAACTTCACTTATTTGTTAAATGTACTTGGATGTTAGAGAATAAGAGGGTTATCAGTGTTCCTGTGCACCAGATGCATTTGCAAATGAATGTGAACAAGCTGGCTGTGCACCATGCAACTGCAtaagctatgttgtgttatataaaCTAGTACTGTGTTTGTATACCAAAGGTTCATGGTGCTGAAGAGGCCAGCAAACAAACACAACATGGTCTTTTTCTGCTTATGATGGATGGAGCTGCCAGGTCTTAAGGCATTTACTGAAATTTGGAAGCATAATTGGAAATGG
It contains:
- the P2RY2 gene encoding P2Y purinoceptor 2, which produces MARLNNISEEDIPFNGTYRCKFDEDFKYILLPVSYGIVFCIGLILNLVALYAFIFRIRPWNASTTYMFNLAISDMLYVISLPLLVYYYSKGDNWPFSEALCKIVRFLFYTNLYCSIFFLLCISIHRFLGIRFPIKSLQWGQVRYARIACVCVWVTIVAFESPILYFVTISGNNDLITCHDTSRQDLFDQFVIYSSVNLALLFCLPFTIIIVCYCLMAQTLMKSTAANSQTSGSRRKSIKMIIIVSVVFIVCFLPFHINRTLYYYFRKLDYDCVTLNAINIAYKVTRPLASANSCLDPILYFLAGPAIWKKLRTKKAKTKREIQQNGNAHKGHLPSVNLEMAEDILPRL